CCCAACTTCACAGGTTTGATCCCATATCCCGCGCAATTCGCCCCCATGGGCCAACCTGTCTCTGTCTGCCACCAGTGGTCGAGCACAGGCACTTGGAGGGTCTCCTGCGCCCAAATAATTGTGTCAGGATCCGCTCTTTCGCCCGCCAGGAAAAGGGTTTTGAAATGGCTTAGATCATAGTTGCCAACCAGTTTCCCTTCCGGGTCCTGCTGTTTAATCGCTCGAAAGGCCGTGGGGGCCGTAAACAGGGCCTTGACGTTATGGTCCTGAATAACCCGCCAGAAGGTGCCAGCATCAGGCGTACCCACAGGTTTCCCCTCAAACAAAATAGTGGTACAGCCATGAAGCAGGGGGGCATAGACAATGTAGGAATGTCCGACCACCCAGCCCACATCGGAGGCTGCCCAGAATACTTCGCCCGGATCAATGTCATAAACATGCTTCATCGACCATTTGAGCACGACAGCATGACCGCCATTATCACGAACGACCCCCTTGGGGACCCCTGTTGTTCCAGACGTATACAGAATATATAGTGGATCCGTTGCCGCTACAGGAACACAATCAACAGGCTCTGCCTCCGCAACGAGTGCTTTCCATTCCACGTCTCGGCCGGGGATTAAATCAGCTTTTAGTTCAGGACGCTGAAGAATAACGCAGTTCTCTGGTTTATGGGCCGACAGTTCAATGGCTTCATCCAACAGAGGCTTATATTCAACAACCCGCCCCGGCTCCAGTCCGCAGGATCCTGCAATTATGGCAACCGGTTTGGCATCATCAATGCGGGTTGCCAATTCCTTGGCCGCAAAGCCACCAAAAACAACCGAGTGGATAGCACCGATACGGGCGCAAGCCAGCATCGCAATAGCCGCTTCAGGGACCATCGGCATATAGATAATGACCCGGTCTCCCTTCTTGATACCAAGAGAGGCAAGGCCCCCTGCAAACCGAGCGACGATTTCTGTCAATTGACGATAACTGAATTTCTCGACCAGATTTGTCATGGGACTATCGTAGATCAGCGCTGTTTGCTCTCCTCGGCCTTCTTCGACATGCCGGTCCAGACAGTTATAGCAGGTATTCAGCTCCCCCCCAGGAAACCATCGGGTAAAGGGAGACTTTGAATCATCCAGCACCTGATCCCACTTTTTAGACCATTTCAACTCGTTTGCCGCGTCCGCCCAAAACCCCTCAGGATCTGTTAGTGACCGTTGGAAATCCTCTTCATAGGTTGGCATTATAGCGTCCCTCCCACCATTTTGATTAATCCGGGCAGTGCTCGTATTCGTTCGAGACTTCTTTACCCTACGTCCGATCCTACTATGCCCATAATTCAGACATAAAAAAAGCCGTGAAAGACATCACGGCTTTTTTTTAAATTTTTGCTAGTCAGTCCTTGTTGGATTTAAACAAATCCTCAAAATTCTTGACCGCTTTTGCTTTTTCTTCACTTCTGGAACTGCTGCTGCTGCCAAAAACAGCATCCGCATCTGCCTTAGGATTATATTCTTCTTCTTTTTGCATCTGCATTTTCTTGCGTTCATATTCCGTAAGAGGAACAGAGGCCGCATCAGCTGCCACTTTCGCGGCAACTTCATCCATCAGTTTTTCACGATCGTCATCATTCCGCAGATGAGCAGATTTTTTGACAAATTCGTCGAGTTCAAGCTGTGTACAAATACCAAGGCTTACCGGATCACGTGGCTTAATAGCCTGCGCGTTCCAATGTGTTTTCTCCCGCACGGCGCTGATCGTCGTTTTCGTCGTTCCGATCAATTTTCCGATTTGCGCGTCTGAAAGTTCCGGATGGAATTTCAACAGCCAGGAAATCGCATCCGGGCGATCGCCACGACGGGATACAGGTGTGTACCGGCCACCACTTCTGCGGGGCTGCGGTACATCTCCGACAGGTTTGGCCAATTCAAGCCGCGCCTTGCTATCTTTTTGACAACGATCCAGTTCTTCCTGGGTCAACTGACCATTTGCAACAGGATCATGACCAACAATACCAAAAGCAGAATCTCCATCTGCAATTGCTTGAACTTCCAGACGATGCAGACCGCAGAAATCTGCGACCTGTTCAAAGGACAGCATTGTGTTATCAATCAGCCATACAGCGGTTGCTTTTGGCATCAACGGCGTTGACATATCTTCTCCTCACTCGAAGGCGGGACAACCCCGCAATCGTTTCGCACTATTACATGCATATATGGCTGAAAACCGACCGGAAGTCTAGGGCCGGCTCTCAATAATCGTGCAGTTTGCACCAATTCTATGAAACTGTCAGAACAATTTTCCCGATATGCCCGGAATCATCAATTCTCCGGTGTGCAGCCTCCGCCTCAGCCAAAGGAAAGCTACTGTCAATGATCGGTCCAATTGTCCCTGCGGATAAAAGTGGCCAGACATTTTCAATCAGTCTCTTGCCGATTTGAGCCTTTGCCTCAATAGACTGCGGACGCAATGTAGAACCGGTAATTGTCAGCCGCTTCAACATAACCGGCGCAAAATTGACTTCAGCCTTGGGACCGCCCAGAAAAGCAATATACACCAAGCGTCCCTCAACCGCCAAAGCGGTAATGTTCCGCTGGATATAGTCGCCGCCGACCATATCCAGGATCAGGTTCACCCCTTCTCCATCGGTCAGCTCTTTTACGACTTCGACATAATCTTCGGTCTTGTAATTAATGCCTCTTTCCGCCCCCAACGCTTCTATTTCACGGCATTTTTCATCTGTTGACGCCGTCGCGAAGACCCGCGCGCCTACCGACTTGGCAAGCTGGATCGCGGTTGTTCCAATTCCACTGGCACCGCCATGAACCAGAAACGTTTCGCCGCCCGTCAAACGGCCCCGGTCAAACACATTGGTCCAAACCGTAAAATAGGTTTCAGGAATAGCGGCAGCCTGTACCATGGTCATTCCATCCGGGATATCCAGGCATTGGGCTTCGGGGGCAACGCAATATTCTGCATATCCACCGCCGGCCACCAACGCACAGACAGTATCACCGACTTTATATTTTGTAACGCCACTGCCAACGGCGGCAACGGTTCCGGCCACTTCAAGCCCCGGAATATCAGACGCCCCAGGAGGCGGTGCATATCCACCCATCCGCTGAAGCACATCCGGTCTGTTCACGCCCGCGGCCTCAACCCTGATCAGGATTTCGTCATTTTCAGGTGACGGTACTGGACGCGTTGCAGGGATTAGGTTTTCTGGCCCGCCAAACTCCTTGATTTCGATTGCAGTCATTTCCGTCGGTAAGGAAGTCATTTTTCTCTCCAGGTCCTACATTTTATTCTGTTATTGTCACAATCCGAAGATACGTAACTTTGTTATCAGCATGGCCCCTACATACTGGCGTGGGATACATACAATATTCAGGAATTCCGTTATGGCAAGTGATGAGAGTAAGCAAATACTGCAATCCCTCAAGGGTGATCAGTTAAACGAAATGTCAATTGAAGAACTGAAGCATTATATTGAAGAACTTCATTCAGAAATAGAAAAAGCAAAAATAGCGATCGACACAAAAACCAAAGCTGCGGCATCAGCCCATAGTATTTTTAATAACTAAATCCAAAAAACCCGCTTATTGCTGCAGTTGGCATACATTTTTTGCATTTATTTCAAAAAAAGACGTTTTATGACTCTTTTTTTGTATTCGTTAATTGTAATTTAATAAAATGGTCCTAAATTTATCTATAGCAGCCGAGAAATTGGTTGCCGATTGGATCTCATCCAATCTGTTTGACGCCTCCCTGTTGACTTGAGCCGCCTTCTGGCGGCTCTTTTTTTGCCTGAATTTGTCAAGAAATATTTTTAGCATATTTGTTATTTTTTTATGACACTTCTCCTTGACTCTTATCTCAATAAATCGTTTTATTCCTCCCAACATGTCGAGTCTGACAGGTTGAGGTTAAAAACAAAACGAGGGGGCGCTTTAACCGGCAGCCCCCTCACTAATTTTCAGAGATTTTATTTCTACCGTCTTTGTTAGGCGCGTCTTTATTAAGAGCGTCTTTGTGAACCTCCTGAACATCCCTTAAAATGCAGATCTGACGGGGCACCCGATAAATCCCGTCCCGCCTTTTGATTTAATCTGGACCTGTTTTCTCACTCAGTATAGCTTGCTGCAAAAGAAAACATTCAGTCAGAGGACGCACATGGCAGATCCAAATTTTTTAAAGTTCGATACTCTTAGCCTTCATGCAGGTCATCGCCCTGATCCCGTAACCGGATCCCGTGCTGTTCCTATTTACCAGACAACGTCCTACGTGTTTAAAGATGCAGACCATGCTGCCTCATTGTTTAATCTGGAAGCAACGGGCCATATTTACACACGACTGTCCAACCCAACGACAGCGGTTCTGGAAGAACGTCTGGCCAGCCTGGAAGGGGGTATTGGTGCGATCTGTACAGCCTCTGGTCATGCAGCCTTGCATCTGGCCATCGTAACGCTGATGAGCGCCGGGTCTCATATTGTTTGTTCAGGGTCTGTTTACGGCGGCACCTATAACTTCCTGAAACACACAATGCCGCGATTTGGCATTAACACGACATTTGTAAACCCGCAGGATACGCAGGCCTTTGCCGATGCGATCAATGACGATACACGACTGGTTATCTCTGAAACCTTTGGTAATCCCGGCCTGGAAGTGACCGATATCCGCAAAGTCTCTGACATCGCCCACGCCGCAGGAATTCCACTCCTGATCGACAACACCTTTGGTACTCCCTATCTATGCCGTCCATTCGAATTTGGTGCCGATCTGGTAATGCATTCCGCAACCAAGTTTTTGGGCGGACATGGCATTGCAATGGGCGGCGCCTTGATTGATAGCGGCAATTTTGACTGGGAAAAAAGCGGCAAATTCCCGACCATGACTGAGCCATACGAAGGATATCATGGTATCCAGTATGCCGAAGAATTTGGTCCCCTTGCCTTCTTGATGCGGGCGCGAACCGAAGGTATTCGTGATTTCGGTGCCTGCATTAGTCCGACAAACGCCTTTCAAATCCTTCAGGGTGTCGAAACCCTGTCCATTCGAATGGAAAAGCACGTCACGAACGCCCGCAAAGTCATTGACTTCCTCGTAGGCAATGACGCGGTGGAAAGCGTCTCCTATCCGGAACTTCCCGACCATCCAGATCATGAACTTGCCAAACAGATGTTCCCCAAAGGCTGTGGCTCTATTTTCAGCTTCACAGTTAAGGGGGGCCGCGAAGCGGGTAAAGCATTTATTGGCGCATTGCAGGTATTCTCCCATCTCGCCAATGTGGGAGACGCCAAAAGCCTTGTTATTCATCCTGCGTCAACAACCCACCAGCAAATGGATCAGGAAGCTTTGAAGGCCGCTGGAATTTCAGAAGGCATGATCCGTCTTTCAGTGGGCATTGAAGATGCTGATGACTTGATCAAAGATTTGAAACTCGGCTTGAGATCGGCTGCGAAAGCTGCTGAAAAAGCAAACGCTGCGTAACGAGGAAATAATGAAAATAAACGTAAACGAGATACCAGTATTTGCGGCAACAGGTGGCCAAGCCTACGACGCCGAAAAACCAACGATGATTTTTTTGCATGGTGCCGCGATGGACCATACGGCATGGGCCTTGCAAAGTCGCTATTTCGCCCATCATGGGTACAATGTATTCGCGCTGGATTTACCGGGTCACGGGAAAAGCGGTGGCGACATCCCGGCAAGTATCGACGACCTTGCAGATGCGGTTGTCGCTTTTATGAATTGTGCCAAAATTGATCAGGCCGTTCTTGTCGGTCATAGCATGGGTGCCCTGACGGCGCTTTCGATTGCCGCTCGGCATTCCAACCGTGTCAGTCATCTGATTATGATCGGTGTTGCCTTTCCCATGGTGGTCGGAGAATTCTTCCTTAACAAGGCGAAAGAAAATAGCCCCGATGCCTTTCAGATGATGATTGACTGGTCACATGCGCGCCCATCCCACATCGGCGCCTCAGAAGTGCCCGGACTATGGATGATCGGGAATGCATTAAAAACAGTTGAGAATTCAGGGGACGACACATTGTACAAAGGGCTGTCCATTTGCAACGGCTACGAAGGCGGTTTCGACGCGGCCAGCTCTGTCGTCTGCCCTGCTCTGTTTATCCTCGGTGAAAATGACATGATGACAATGCCCCGGGCGGCGCAGAAGCTCATCAAAACAATTGAAAACAGCGAAACAGTCCTGTTAAAGGACTGTGGCCACATGCAAATGATCGAGAAAGCGGACGAAGTCAGGGCCGCCATTCGCGCCTTTTTATAGAGCAACAGCCATCACGCTTTGACACCAATGCGTGGTGGCCCCCCTTTTGACGCCTGACTAGGCCCGAAAGCCTTGTCCAGAATACGCGTGCTGTCATCGGCCAATGCAACAGCATCTGTCAGCAATCCTAAAATCTTCATATTGTTGGCAAGCACGGCTTGTGCTTCCGGACGACTATCATCAACAATAAGCGTACAGCGGTTAACAATATCAGCCCGCACCATTGCCAGTATTTCTTCCAGTTTATGCCCGCCGGGATTCTCTTCAGTTACCAGAAAATGGGTCATCATCTTTAACCTGCATGCAGTTAGTGGTTAAAGGAGCATGCAATATTCCTGGTTAAAAAATAGATAACAGGATCAACGCGACAGGCTAGCCCTTGCCAAGCCAGTCAACGCCGTCACCCTTTTCCTTATCTGGACGGATAGACGTCAAAAGACGCTTAAAGATTTCGTGCCCGTTCGCGCAGGACAAATTTTTGCACCTTCCCCGTCGATGTTTTGGGCAAGTCATCAAAAACCACTGTTTTAGGGCATTTATAATGGGCCATGTTATCCCGGCAAAAGGAGATGATTTCTTTGTCTGTTGCCGTCATTCCCTCTCGCAAGGTAACAAACGCGCAGGGTGTTTCGCCCCATTTTTCATCCGGTCTTGCAACGACCGCGACATCAAGAACGGCAGGATGTTTGTATAAAACGCCCTCCAGCTCGATGGTCGAAATGTTTTCGCCTCCTGAAATAATGATATCCTTTGAACGGTCTCTAAGTTCCAGATAGCCATCCTCGTGAATAACGCCCAGATCGCCGGTCCGAAACCAGTCCCCTTCGAAAGTTTTTTCGGTGGTTTTCGGATTTTTCAGGTATCCTTTCATGATGAGGTTCCCGCGCATCATCACCTCACCCATGGTGTTCCCGTCGCGCGGAACCGGCTTCATGGTTTCCGGATCCAGAACATCCAGTTCACTAAGGGCGTGATACCGGACCCCCTGACGGGCTTTCAGTGCCGCGCGGTCCTCAACGGATTTTTTATTCCAGTCGGAATTCCAATCGCAATAAACCGCCGGTCCATAGCATTCTGTCAGTCCGTACACATGGGTTACATCAAATCCCAAACGATCCATTTCCGCCAGTACCGTCGCAGGAGGGGGCGCCGCAGCAACCATAACCTTGATACCCTTTTGGGCTTTGGCTTTATTTTCGTCAGAGGTATTGATCAGCATGGACAAAACAATAGGTGCGCCGCACATGTGATCGACTTTGTATTTCCCCATTGCGTCAAAAATACCGTCCGCCTCAACCTTTCGAAGGCACACATGAGTGCCACCAACCGCTGTGATCGTCCATGGGAAGCACCAGCCGTTACAGTGGAACATGGGCAGCGTCCATAAATAAACCGGATGCTTTGCCATATCCCATGACATCGAATTACCCGTTGCTGCCAGATAGGCGCCCCGGTGATGATAGACGACCCCTTTAGGATCCCCGGTGGTGCCTGACGTATAATTCAGAGAAATAGCCTGCCATTCATCGTCCGGCCCGGCCCAGGGAAATGCCTCGTCCCCTGTTTTCAGAAAATCCTCATAGTCCATTTCCCCGATGCCTTCACCGCCAGCGCCGAGAATATCGTCAATATCAATGACGATTGGCGTGCAGCTGGCCAGCGACAGCGCCTGTTTCATCACTTCGGAAAACTCACGGTCAACAAAAAGGAGCTTGCATTCTGAATGATCGAGTATGAAGGCAAGCGTTTCTGCATCCAGCCGGGTATTCAAGGCATTTAACACAGCCCCGGTCACCGGAATGCCAAAGTGGCTTTCCAGCAACGCCGGAATATTCGGCGCAATAATGGAAACAGTATCTCCTTTACCGATACCCCGCTTGGAAAGAGCGCTGGCCAACCTTTTGCACCGGGCAAAAAATTCTAAATAGCTATACGACCAGTCCCCATGGATCATCGCTGTCTTATCAGGGTAAACCGATGCTGACCGCTCTAAAAATGTGAGTGGTGAAAGCGGATCGTAATTTGCCCGCCTTTGTTCAAGCCCAATATCAAACAGACCCATTCTTCCCGACCCTATGCTTTAATCAGTTTTCTTATTCCGAGTTTAACTACCACTATTTTCCAAATTCACCGGAACCCCCGGTACAAACTTGGACACGCGAATACCAAGCGAGGTTTTCACATGTTCGACATTTGGCGCAGCTGTCAATTCATGGGTCAGAAATTGCTGATAGGCATCCCAATCCTTTGCCACAACTTTTAAGATAAAGTCGTTTTCACCCGCCAACATGAAACATTCTCGAACCAAAGGCCAATGCTGGACACGTTCTTCAAAAGCGTTCAGGTCGGTTTCAGCCTGACTTTGCAAGCCAACCAGCGCAAAAACCGTCACGCCAAATCCCAGACTCTCTGAATTCAGTTGTGCATGATATCCTTCGATATAGCCCGCCTCTTCAAGGGCACGCACCCGCCGCAAACAGGGCGGCGCCGATATTCCAGCATTTTTCGCCAGCTCTACATTCGTAATCCGGCCATTTTCCTGTAAATCGTGTAATATACGCCGATCAATATCATCGAGTTTTACTCGTTGCATAAATTGTCTCCAACAATCAATTTCACGCAACATTATTACAACAACAGCATAACGCCAAGGCTTAGAAAGTTTGATTTTGCGAATTTAAGGGCTTGACCGACAGGAATAAGAAGCTTTAGTCCACACTAGTGGTCTGTTTATTGTGGAGAAACCGCCTGAATGCCTACTGATATGCCCAAATCCATCAAATCCTGTTGGATCATTACTGATGGAAGCGCGGGAATGGAGAATCAGTGCGTTGGTTTAGCGGAAGCCATGGGAGTCCCGTTTCTGGTCAAGCGCATCAAAACAGCAAAACCCTGGAAATGGCTTCCACCTCAACTTTGGTTGGCACCCTTGCGTTTTCTCAAGAACGACGGGGATCTGGCAATCCCTCCTTGGCCCGATCTTGTCATATCCTGTGGCCGACAAGCCATCCCGATCAGTATCGCCGTTCGAAAAGCAAGCCAGAAT
This region of Sneathiella aquimaris genomic DNA includes:
- a CDS encoding propionyl-CoA synthetase encodes the protein MPTYEEDFQRSLTDPEGFWADAANELKWSKKWDQVLDDSKSPFTRWFPGGELNTCYNCLDRHVEEGRGEQTALIYDSPMTNLVEKFSYRQLTEIVARFAGGLASLGIKKGDRVIIYMPMVPEAAIAMLACARIGAIHSVVFGGFAAKELATRIDDAKPVAIIAGSCGLEPGRVVEYKPLLDEAIELSAHKPENCVILQRPELKADLIPGRDVEWKALVAEAEPVDCVPVAATDPLYILYTSGTTGVPKGVVRDNGGHAVVLKWSMKHVYDIDPGEVFWAASDVGWVVGHSYIVYAPLLHGCTTILFEGKPVGTPDAGTFWRVIQDHNVKALFTAPTAFRAIKQQDPEGKLVGNYDLSHFKTLFLAGERADPDTIIWAQETLQVPVLDHWWQTETGWPMGANCAGYGIKPVKLGSPTLPVAGYDIQIIDEEDPSKQMPVGEIGVIAVKLPLPPGTLKTLWENDEGLIKSYMSEIPGYYKTGDAGYIDEDGYLFIMARTDDIINVAGHRLSTGGMEEVLAGHKDVAECAVIGAKDQLKGQIPMGFVVLNAGVNRPDADIVKELVTRVREKIGPVAAFKEAMIVNRLPKTRSGKILRGIMRKIADGEPYNPPATIDDPAILDEITEILKKVGYPKQ
- a CDS encoding DUF1192 family protein, whose product is MASDESKQILQSLKGDQLNEMSIEELKHYIEELHSEIEKAKIAIDTKTKAAASAHSIFNN
- a CDS encoding DUF1013 domain-containing protein → MSTPLMPKATAVWLIDNTMLSFEQVADFCGLHRLEVQAIADGDSAFGIVGHDPVANGQLTQEELDRCQKDSKARLELAKPVGDVPQPRRSGGRYTPVSRRGDRPDAISWLLKFHPELSDAQIGKLIGTTKTTISAVREKTHWNAQAIKPRDPVSLGICTQLELDEFVKKSAHLRNDDDREKLMDEVAAKVAADAASVPLTEYERKKMQMQKEEEYNPKADADAVFGSSSSSRSEEKAKAVKNFEDLFKSNKD
- a CDS encoding NAD(P)H-quinone oxidoreductase, whose protein sequence is MTSLPTEMTAIEIKEFGGPENLIPATRPVPSPENDEILIRVEAAGVNRPDVLQRMGGYAPPPGASDIPGLEVAGTVAAVGSGVTKYKVGDTVCALVAGGGYAEYCVAPEAQCLDIPDGMTMVQAAAIPETYFTVWTNVFDRGRLTGGETFLVHGGASGIGTTAIQLAKSVGARVFATASTDEKCREIEALGAERGINYKTEDYVEVVKELTDGEGVNLILDMVGGDYIQRNITALAVEGRLVYIAFLGGPKAEVNFAPVMLKRLTITGSTLRPQSIEAKAQIGKRLIENVWPLLSAGTIGPIIDSSFPLAEAEAAHRRIDDSGHIGKIVLTVS
- a CDS encoding O-acetylhomoserine aminocarboxypropyltransferase — translated: MADPNFLKFDTLSLHAGHRPDPVTGSRAVPIYQTTSYVFKDADHAASLFNLEATGHIYTRLSNPTTAVLEERLASLEGGIGAICTASGHAALHLAIVTLMSAGSHIVCSGSVYGGTYNFLKHTMPRFGINTTFVNPQDTQAFADAINDDTRLVISETFGNPGLEVTDIRKVSDIAHAAGIPLLIDNTFGTPYLCRPFEFGADLVMHSATKFLGGHGIAMGGALIDSGNFDWEKSGKFPTMTEPYEGYHGIQYAEEFGPLAFLMRARTEGIRDFGACISPTNAFQILQGVETLSIRMEKHVTNARKVIDFLVGNDAVESVSYPELPDHPDHELAKQMFPKGCGSIFSFTVKGGREAGKAFIGALQVFSHLANVGDAKSLVIHPASTTHQQMDQEALKAAGISEGMIRLSVGIEDADDLIKDLKLGLRSAAKAAEKANAA
- a CDS encoding alpha/beta fold hydrolase, producing the protein MKINVNEIPVFAATGGQAYDAEKPTMIFLHGAAMDHTAWALQSRYFAHHGYNVFALDLPGHGKSGGDIPASIDDLADAVVAFMNCAKIDQAVLVGHSMGALTALSIAARHSNRVSHLIMIGVAFPMVVGEFFLNKAKENSPDAFQMMIDWSHARPSHIGASEVPGLWMIGNALKTVENSGDDTLYKGLSICNGYEGGFDAASSVVCPALFILGENDMMTMPRAAQKLIKTIENSETVLLKDCGHMQMIEKADEVRAAIRAFL
- a CDS encoding acyl-CoA synthetase, with the translated sequence MGLFDIGLEQRRANYDPLSPLTFLERSASVYPDKTAMIHGDWSYSYLEFFARCKRLASALSKRGIGKGDTVSIIAPNIPALLESHFGIPVTGAVLNALNTRLDAETLAFILDHSECKLLFVDREFSEVMKQALSLASCTPIVIDIDDILGAGGEGIGEMDYEDFLKTGDEAFPWAGPDDEWQAISLNYTSGTTGDPKGVVYHHRGAYLAATGNSMSWDMAKHPVYLWTLPMFHCNGWCFPWTITAVGGTHVCLRKVEADGIFDAMGKYKVDHMCGAPIVLSMLINTSDENKAKAQKGIKVMVAAAPPPATVLAEMDRLGFDVTHVYGLTECYGPAVYCDWNSDWNKKSVEDRAALKARQGVRYHALSELDVLDPETMKPVPRDGNTMGEVMMRGNLIMKGYLKNPKTTEKTFEGDWFRTGDLGVIHEDGYLELRDRSKDIIISGGENISTIELEGVLYKHPAVLDVAVVARPDEKWGETPCAFVTLREGMTATDKEIISFCRDNMAHYKCPKTVVFDDLPKTSTGKVQKFVLRERARNL
- a CDS encoding Lrp/AsnC family transcriptional regulator → MQRVKLDDIDRRILHDLQENGRITNVELAKNAGISAPPCLRRVRALEEAGYIEGYHAQLNSESLGFGVTVFALVGLQSQAETDLNAFEERVQHWPLVRECFMLAGENDFILKVVAKDWDAYQQFLTHELTAAPNVEHVKTSLGIRVSKFVPGVPVNLENSGS